The nucleotide sequence TCAATATGATTAACTGAACGCGCAGAACCTCTCGCTATTTTCGCTAAAGAGGCGGCATTATCGGCATTTTCTTCATCTCCAGGGGTTAATAAAATGGTAGGACGGTTATATTCAGTGGCAATTTGTCCGGCTACTAATCCTAAAACCCCACTTTGCCACTGAGGGTCTTCTAAAACAATCACATGAGTGGTAGAGAGATCTAACTGAGAGAGTTTTTTTTGGACTTGTGCGGTGATCTCTTTTTGTAAGGCTTTACGGCGGGTGTTGGCTAATTCGGTTTCTAAGGCTAATTTTTGACAGCGCTGGCTATCTTTACTGGTGAGTAATTCCACACAAAAAGTCGCATCTCCTTGTATGCGGCTAACGGCGTTAATTCTTGGCCCTAAACCAAAAGAAATATCAGTAGGACGATCGCCGCTTCTTTGACATAATTCTAGGAGACGGGCAATTCCTGGACGAGTGGGGTTTTTGAGTTGCTGTTGAAGTTTTTGTATGCCGCGTTGCGCTAAATAGCGGCAGTCTCCGACGAGTTGTACTAAATCAGCAATTAATCCTATAGCTACTAAGTCCAATAAATTTAAGAGCGGATTTTTCGGCAAATCGGGTAACGTTTGATATAGTGCTTCAACTAATTTATAGGCGACAGCCACACCAGAAAGATGAAAAAGAGGATGAGAGGAGTCAAAATAGCGAGGGTTAATAATGGCAATAACGGGAGGACGGTCTTGGGGTAAGGTGTGATGGTCGCTAATAATGATATCAATACCTAATTGATTGGCGTATTCTATCTCGGTGAGGTTGGTACTACCGGTGTCACAGGTGATAATTAAGCGGGTTCCCTGTCTTGCCAGGCGGTCTATACCCGAACAGTTTAAGCCATGAGATTCGCTAAAGCGGTTGGGGATGTAATAATCCAGTTGAAGATATTGAGGAAAAAATTCTCCGAGTCCTTCCCATAAAACACTGGTGGCGGTGATGCCATCGGCATCGAAATCTCCCCAAATCGTGAGTTTTTCGCCGCTAGAGAGTGCCTGTTGGAGACGTTGAACGGCCCATTTCATTTCTTGACCAAAGGCAAAGGGGCTGCTAGGCTGATAAGCATCTGGGTCTAAAAAACCCGGCAGTTGCAGGGGGTCAGTTATGCCTCTTTGCCATAATAATTGTGCAGCCATTAACCCATCTGAGTTGCGAGTATAACCCTTGACTATCTCTTGAAACCATCGGGGAATTTCTACAGGGGTTAGGATTTGCCATTGAGGATGAGGAAGCATGAATTCATTTTTACCCTTAGTCTATATAAATATATATTATGAACTATAGAGCCGCTAGGCTTGGGCCTGCCGGCCTTGTCAAATCATGAGACAGTCTCAAATGTCTATTAACAAGAGGTTGGAAGATCGATTAGTACCCCGTTAGGAAAAGAAATATTAGTTAATAATTTATTGATATCTTGGACAAAATATTAGGTAAAATATAAGTTAGTAAACCTAAACATTTCTACTACTTGGAAGAGCCAACGTTATTATTATGAAAACCAGAAAGTCAATAATAATGTTTTTATGCCTATTTTTTAGTGTTTTTGTAATAGTACAACTGATTAGCGCACTCGGCAATCCTTTGGCTGCTCAGGACAACATCCCAGTTGTCAGTACAGAAAAATTAGAGCAAACCTTTACCCCCATAAACAAAGCCAATGAAAACCCTTTTGCTGATTCGCAAACCGTCAATCAAAGCACTGACAGTACCTGTACTGTTCTATGCCCACCTTATAATCGAATT is from Gloeothece verrucosa PCC 7822 and encodes:
- the recJ gene encoding single-stranded-DNA-specific exonuclease RecJ translates to MLPHPQWQILTPVEIPRWFQEIVKGYTRNSDGLMAAQLLWQRGITDPLQLPGFLDPDAYQPSSPFAFGQEMKWAVQRLQQALSSGEKLTIWGDFDADGITATSVLWEGLGEFFPQYLQLDYYIPNRFSESHGLNCSGIDRLARQGTRLIITCDTGSTNLTEIEYANQLGIDIIISDHHTLPQDRPPVIAIINPRYFDSSHPLFHLSGVAVAYKLVEALYQTLPDLPKNPLLNLLDLVAIGLIADLVQLVGDCRYLAQRGIQKLQQQLKNPTRPGIARLLELCQRSGDRPTDISFGLGPRINAVSRIQGDATFCVELLTSKDSQRCQKLALETELANTRRKALQKEITAQVQKKLSQLDLSTTHVIVLEDPQWQSGVLGLVAGQIATEYNRPTILLTPGDEENADNAASLAKIARGSARSVNHIDLYQLVASQSHLLHRFGGHPLAAGLSLPVENISLFRDGINQQLRQQHGDLALRGPVIEADLVVSVAELGKALFWELKLLEPYGMGNPIPKLLIQDCWFENAWHNNPKDLRGKKIQYIKTTFQLRDNSVNEGFPGVWWGHYKDELPQNTSSDALVELDYNLYEKRYEVRLLAVRPHTPDHYLNSRLPNTDILIDWRNQPAIDSSQPVRILQKCPTSWDEIQQEYRRAIALSSKLALAYPPPQPLSPEQTWEKLVGMAKYLSRRGQTTTLRQMQEQLNLSRYSLNIGLQALSESGFHCHSHQGTLEISHSCESFPESDAAIYQFFSAVEEEQFIHQYFSRIPLSVLQNLLEQTPINFDIF